The Haloarcula sp. H-GB4 genome segment AGGTCGACGTAACTCGACACCATCCGGAGAGGCTCCTGCAGGTCATGCGACGCGATGTAGGCGAACTGCTGAAGTGCCTCGTTCGATCGTTCGAGTTCCGTCTGCTTGGACTTGAGCCGCGTCTCCCGTTCGACCCGGTCCAGCGCAGCGGCCCCGGTACTCGCAAGAATCTCGAGCAAGAACCGCTCGTGGCTGTCAAAGGATTCGACAGTCGGCGAGCCGATACACAGCAACCCGTAGTCCTCAAGGGGGAGAAACAGTACCGTCCGCAGCGGTGTCTGAGGGACTGATGGGTTCGATAGCGCTTGGTAGTCCTCGACGACGGTCGGACTGCCATCGTGGAACAGGCGGTTTTCGTCGCTTTCGGGACCCATCGGTGGGAGGTCAGATGCCGTCTCCACCGCCGCAAAGTCTGCCGCCTCGCTTGTTGCACCGATCGGATAGAGGGTGTCGTCGTCGCTGTCGTAGGACCACATCGCCGCCAGTGGCTGGTCGATGATGCGCTGTGCGATCTGCGTCACCGTATCCGCGACCGCGTGTTCCGTCCGAGTGTACAGCAGTTCGTTCGTCGCCTCGCTGAGTGTTTCGACGCGCGCTTCGCGCTGTTTGAGGTCAGTGATGTTGCGGGAGACGCTGACTACCTGCGTTAGCTCTCCGTCGTCAAACACCGGCCGATACCACGTCTCGAAGACGAGGCCGTCGAGGTCCTGGGTCACACGGACCTCTTCGCCGTCCAGCGCTTGCTCGACGGCGGTGATGATGTCCGGATACTGGCTGTAGGCCTCGAACACCGAGACCCCTTCGAGCTCGCCGGGCTCTATCCCCAGTTCGTCCAGCCCCCTTCCGGCCGAGTAGGTAAAGACGCCATCAGGGTCAAGTGTGAACACGACGACTGGGAGGTTCTCGATCAACGTCTGGAGTTGCTTGCTCCGTTCAGTGTGTTTTCGCTCCTGTTGGCGGATCTCAGTCACGTCGTGAATGAACGCCACAACGCGGGTTGTGTCGTCGATGACGGCGCGTTCGAGCGAAACTTCGACCAGCCGGCTCTCACCGTCCGGACCCTGTGTCGACCACTCGACCTGTGCCGACCCCGATGTGGCTGCCTCCGTAATCAGAGCGTTTGCGTCTGCCGTCGAAAACCCCGGCGGGCTGAACTCGCCGACGTGCATTCCGACGACATCCGCCGGAGGACGCCCGAGCAACGCACCCGCTGCCTCGTTAGCCCTGACGACTGTCCCGGTGTCAGCGTCGTGGACCATAATCGGGTCCGGATTCGCCTGGAACACGTCGCGGAAGAGAGCAGTGTCCTCCGTAGAAGCCATACGAAGGTTGGGATAGCAGGCTACAAGACTGTACCCTCTCTGTTATCATATGTGATTCTTATCCCCACTGATTCGATAGATACGCGGGCCGAGGTAGAGTCCACCAAGATTGGGGGGGTTATATTCTATTCAATGAACACTTTATTTTGGTTCACCGTACTATTTCTGTCCTCGATTATATCGGTAAAATTATATCATGGTGGAAGATAACCTGAAGGAATATGGCGCTATATGTATCCATCGTTGGAGGGTTCTGTGTCCTCCTCACTGCCTGGTTGGTCGGTTCGTACTTTCGACGGGCACACGACAATCTTGTCGAGGCCCGCGAAAGTTGTGACGCTGCCTGGGGGAACGTCGAAGTGCTACTTCAGCGCCGTCACGATCAGGTCGGAAACCTCATCGAAATCGCTGACGAGTACATGTCCATGGAGCAGAACGTTCTCGCTGGCATGGTCGAGGCTCGCGAGAGCGCGATTGATGCAAGCACTCCTGCGGAGGCAGCGATGGCCCAAGTTGACGTCCGAGAATCTGTCCGCGAGTTCTACTCGATTGCCGAGGAGACGCCAGAACTGCGAACCGACGAGAAATTCGACGACGTTCGCGATGCTCTCGAAACCA includes the following:
- a CDS encoding ATP-binding protein, which encodes MASTEDTALFRDVFQANPDPIMVHDADTGTVVRANEAAGALLGRPPADVVGMHVGEFSPPGFSTADANALITEAATSGSAQVEWSTQGPDGESRLVEVSLERAVIDDTTRVVAFIHDVTEIRQQERKHTERSKQLQTLIENLPVVVFTLDPDGVFTYSAGRGLDELGIEPGELEGVSVFEAYSQYPDIITAVEQALDGEEVRVTQDLDGLVFETWYRPVFDDGELTQVVSVSRNITDLKQREARVETLSEATNELLYTRTEHAVADTVTQIAQRIIDQPLAAMWSYDSDDDTLYPIGATSEAADFAAVETASDLPPMGPESDENRLFHDGSPTVVEDYQALSNPSVPQTPLRTVLFLPLEDYGLLCIGSPTVESFDSHERFLLEILASTGAAALDRVERETRLKSKQTELERSNEALQQFAYIASHDLQEPLRMVSSYVDLLDSEYGDELDDEAAEYMAFAVDGARRMQEMVNALLRYSRVETNSGDFEETDPEVVLDRTVDALQMRIAEVDATITAESLPPVEADPNQVGQVFQNLLENAIEYAVEADIEPCVEVSAEEDDDMVTFTVSDNGPGIPAADHEEVFDIFHRAGAHDTEGTGIGLAVCQRIVLRHDGRIWVEPSDDGATFKFTLPAVTEVSGDD
- a CDS encoding LemA family protein, with the protein product MALYVSIVGGFCVLLTAWLVGSYFRRAHDNLVEARESCDAAWGNVEVLLQRRHDQVGNLIEIADEYMSMEQNVLAGMVEARESAIDASTPAEAAMAQVDVRESVREFYSIAEETPELRTDEKFDDVRDALETIEQRLENRREYYNDTVRRYNALLQQIPERYLAAHRGYKPRDSFEADEAAKGEFSVRDRLQN